In Astyanax mexicanus isolate ESR-SI-001 chromosome 7, AstMex3_surface, whole genome shotgun sequence, the genomic stretch ggctgtgtttagctgtgtttgtgtttaactatgtttagctgtgtttgtgtttagctgtgtttgaCTGTGTTTAACTATGTttagctgtgtttgtgtttatctaTGTTTAGCTGTGTTtgactgtgtttagctgtgtttagctgtgtttgtctgtgtttagctgtgttgagctgtgtttggctgtgtttagctatgtttgtctgtgtttagatgtgtttaactgtgtttagctgtgttgagctgtgtttggctgtgtttggctgtgtttagctgtgtttgatgtttgactgtgtttagctgtgtttgtctgtgtttagctgtgtttgtatgtgtttgtctgtgttgagctgtgtttgtctgtgtttagctgtgttgagctgtgtttggctgtgtttagctgtgtttagctgtgtttgactgtgtttagctgtgtttggctgtgtttagctgtgtttgactgtgtttgactgtgtttagctgtgtttgtctgtgtttagctgtgttgagctgtgttgagctgtgttgagctgtgtttggctgtgtttggctgtgtttaactgtgtttagATGTGTTTATCTGTGTCTGTGGTTTAGTTCTGCAGAGTGACTGACCCTCTACAGCCTCTACTGACCCGACAcactaagccccgccccctcgggCTCAGGAGCTGTTAGCCAGTCAGCGGCTATAAATACCAGCGTACACTCACTGACCCCAAACACTGTACTCAACCCTGTACTGCACTCATCACACCTTACACACCTCTAATCATCACACGCTACTGTTATACAGTATTCTACTGTTATATAGTATTCTACTGTTATACAGTATTCTACTGTTATATAGTATTCTACTGTTATACAGTATTCTTATgatttataatattctaatgtaatatagtaatctaatattatatagtattctaCTGTTTTACAGTATTctacttttatataatattctactgtTATATAGTATTCTACTTTTATATAGTATTCTACTGTTATATAGTATTCTACTGTTTTACAGTATTCTACTTTATAGAATTCTACtgttatatagtattctaatgttatatagtaatgtaatattatatagtattctactggtatatagagttaattacaggtagacagtgTTTATGTGCAGGGTGGTTTAGGGGGCGTGTCAGTGGGTGGGTACAGGAAGTTGTTGAGATAACTATAAAAAAACAAGGAATGTGGGTTATAGAGCATGTAGAGTATTTATAGAGTTGTGTAAAGTaacagtgtagtatagtgtagtgtaatgaTGGTGAGTAGAGTTGTATAGTGGTGTGTAATGATGTTGTGTAGAgttgtatagagttgtatagagttgtatagagtagtgtagtgtattgtagtgtagtatagtgtagtatagtgtagtatggtgtagtgtagtatagtgtagtatggtatagtgtagtgtagtatagtgtagtgcagtgtagtatagtgtagtatggtgtagtgtagtatagtgtagtatggtatagtgtagtgtagtatagtgtagtatagtatagtgtagtgtagtatagtgttgtGTAGTATGGTGTagcatagtgtagtgtagtgtagtacagtgtagtgtagtgtagtatagtgtagtatagtgtagtacagtgtagtacagtgtagtgtggtgtagtatagtgtagtgtagtatagtgtagtgtagtatagtgtagtatggtGTAGTGTAGTATGGTGTAGTGTAGTAtggtgtggtgtagtatagtgtagtgtagtatagtgtagtatagtatagtgtagtgtagtatagtgtagtatagtatagtgtagtgtagtatagtatagtgtagtgtagtatagtgtagtatagtatagtgtagtgtagtgtagtgtagtatagtgtagtatagtgtagtatagtgtagtatagtatagtgtagtgtagtatagtgtagtatagtgtagtatagtatagtgtagtgtagtatagtgtagtatagtgtagtatggtgtagtgtagtatagtatagtgtagtgtagtgtagtgtagtatagtgtagtatagtgtagtgtagtatagtatagtatagtgtagtgtatgatGAGTAGAGTTGTTGAGCACTGATTTAGTGATATAGAGTGTATCAGAGTTTAATGATGTGTTTCTATAATCTGAATTTAATGGAATGTGTCCAGAACTGAATATAaatatcctgtgtgtgtgtgtttagtgtatatatgtgtgtgtagtatagtgtttatattgtgtgtatagtgtgtataatggTGTGTAtgctgtgtatagtgtgtgtatagtgtgtgtgtgtgtgtatagtgtgtgtgtgtatagtgtgtgtgtgtgtgtgtgtatagtgtgtgtgtgtatagtgtgtgtgtgtttagtgtatatatgtgtgtgtagtatagtgtttatattgtgtgtatagtgtgtataatggTGTGTAtgctgtgtatagtgtgtgtatagtgtgtgtgtgtgtgtatagtgtgtgtgtgtatagtgtgtgtgtgtgtgtgtatagtgtgtgtgtgtatagtgtgtgtgtgtttagtgtatatatgtgtgtgtagtatagtgtttatattgtgtgtatagtgtgtataatggTGTGTAtgctgtgtatagtgtgtgtgtgtgtttagtgtatatatgtgtgttgtatagtgtttatattgtgtgtatagtgtgtataatggTGTGTAtgctgtgtatagtgtgtgtatagtgtgtgtgtgtatagtgtgtgtgtgtgtgtgtatagtgtgtgtgtgtatagtgtgtgtgtgtgtgtgtgtatagtgtgtgtgtgtgtgtatagtgtgtgtgtgtttagtgtatatatgtgtgtgtagtatagtgtttatattgtgtgtatagtgtgtataatggTGTGTAtgctgtgtatagtgtgtgtatagtgtgtgtgtgtgtatatagtgtgtgtgtgtgtttagtgtatatatgtgtgtgtagtatagtgtttatattgtgtgtatagtgtgtataatggTGTGTAtgctgtgtatagtgtgtgtgtgtgtttagtgtgtgtgtgtatagtgtgtgtgtgtgtgtatagtgtgtgtgtgtgtatatagtgtgtgtgtgtgtttagtgtatatatgtgtgtgtggtatagtgtttatattgtgtgtatagtgtgtataatggTGTGTAtgctgtgtatagtgtgtgtgtgtgtatatagtgtgtgtgtgtgactcagctGGGTCCTTTGTTATCTTCACTCTGTGAGATGTTTTGTTTTTGGCTGTGGGCGGATCCCAGTCTGGAAGCTGCTGGGCTGGAGGGAAACTGTGGAGCGGACTCGGAGTATACTGGGAATGTATTGGGAATATACAGAAAACATAGTGGGAATGTAGTTGGATTATAGTGGGATTTTACTGGGAATTCTGTTCTGGAGATGATAGAAAGGAATATTTCACGTGTGTTAAATATTAGAACTGTATTAAATTAGAACTTTACTCCAGACTGAAGAATACTCGGTCATGTGATCACCTATAAGTAATAGAGAGATCTGTAAATTTAATCATACGTTCACTTTAACTGAGAGACTGaatctaaaaactaaaaatgcaTAGAGTTGAAataattaatttccttttttaattgCATGAAACAAGTATTTGATACAATAGAGAATTAATATTTGATAATAAAAGCTTTGTTTGCGGTTATAGAGGTCAGATGATTCCTGATGTTTTAGGCCAAGTTTGTACACCCAATCCTCCATACAGATCTTCTCCTGATCTTTCAGGATTCAGAGCAGCGTAGAGTTTCAGCTCTTTTTTTGATCTCATTATTTGCTTTGGCTGTGTGTAATTCgagtcattgtcatgctggaagacccagccagcACCCGTCTTTAATACTCTTACTGACAGAATGAGGTTGATGGCCAAACTTTTGTGATACATAACCCCATCCGTACTCCTATAGAGTACTAGTACTACACCCATACTGCTTCTATAGAGTACTAATACTACATCCCTACTGCATCTATAGAGTACTAATACTACACCCATACTGCTTCTATAGAGTATTAATACTACATCCCTACTGCATCTATAGAGTACTAATACTACACCCATACTGCATCTATAGAGTATTAATACTACACCCATACTGATTCTATAGAGTATTAATACTACACCCATACTGATTCTATAGAGTATTAATACTATACTCATAAAGGTTTTATAGAGTATGTGTACTTGATACATTTGTACTGCTTCTGTGAAGTATTAATACTTTTCTATACCACCCTTTGTTCAGTACTAATACTTTATCTATACTGCAGTTATGGAGTATAGTATGTTATAGTTATATATGAGGAGGTTCTGGCTGCAGTGTTAATAATTTCTATAGAGTATTAATACTTTATCTATACTGCAGTTATGTAGTATAGTGTGTTATAGTTATATATGAGGAGGTTCTGGTCCGGCTGCAGTATTAATAATGTTCTATAGAGCATTAATACTTTATCTATACTGCAGTTATGGAGTATAGTGTGTTATAGTTATATATGAGGAGGTTCTGGCTGCAGTATAAACGGGTCGGTTCTGTGTTTGATGATAATCAGGGTTAATAGATTCCAgatgtgcagcagcagcagcatcgaCCCGCCCAACCAATCACAGCCCAGAACCCGCCCAcagggaggcggagccacagAGCGGAGTTCAGAGGAATTCTGGGTCTGATTACAGCCATGTTTTCCCTATCTCCCCCGATACTGAGCCCCCGGATCAGAATCTATACCCCTCAGAACCGACTATATAACCAGCACAGATACAGAACCCGGTCCAATCAGCACTGATCCATCACAATAACATCAATAATCACCACTTTTAAAACTACTGTCATTAATTACATCATTACAATATATACACAGCACAGCTATAGTGTGATAAACTGTGTAACTGAGATACTGAGCTAATGCAGCTAACTGCTAATAGAACTCATACAACATTATATAACACTAGTGGAACTCTTTTAAGTGctatttatgaatatatataattataaatattataacacaaatatataatatatatatatttgattttaccaaattaaaaacctctggaatataatcaagaggaagatggatgatcacaaaccatcaaaccaccaaactgaactgcttgaatttttacaccaggagtaaagcagcataaagttatccaaaagcagtgtgtaagactggtggaggagaacatgatgccaagatgcatgaaattaataactgtgattaaaaaacaggattattccaccaaatattgatttctgaactcttattttatgaatatgaacttatttttggAAGGAATGTGTATAGATTATATATCTTaacttttaaatgttatttttatatgaGTTGTGCTTTAATACAGAACAGCTGTTTTAATTAGAGACCATAAAGAACAGCTGGTCACTGTCTGTACTGCAGTCAGTGTTTATAGGTAACAGTAGGTCACGGTTGCTTTACACAGTGTTAGTTATCTGTGTTTGTTATCTGTGTTAGTTATCTGTGTAAGCTGTGTTGGTTAGCTCTGTTAATTATCTGTGTATGTTAGCTGCATTAGTTAGCTGTGTTGGTTAGCTGTGTTGGTTAGCTGTGTTGGTTAGCTGTGTTGGTTAGTTGTGTTGGTTAGCTCTGTTAATTATCTGTGTATGTTAGCTGCATTAGTTAGCTGTGTTGGTTAGCTGTGTTAGTTATCTGTGTATGTTAGCTGCATTAGTTAGCTGTGTTGGTTAGCTGTGCTGGTTAGTTGTGTTGGTTAGCTGTGTTAGTTATCTGTGTATGTTAGCTGCATTAGTTAGCTCTGCTGGTTAGCTGTGCTGGTTAGTTGTGTTGGTTAGCTGTGTTAGTTATCTGTGTATGTTAGCTGCATTAGTTAGCTGTGTTGGATAGCTGTGTTGGTTAGCTGTGTTAGTTATCTGTATTAGTTAGCTGTGCTGGTTAGCTGTGCTGGTTAGCTGTGTTGGATAGCTGTATTGGTTAGCTGTGTTAGTTAGCTGTGCTGGTTAGCTGTGTTAGTTATCTGTGTATGTTAGCTGTATTAGTTAGCTGTGTTGGATAGCTGTGCTGCAGGCTGGAGCGGTTATGGAGATGTTGTGCAGGATCTTCAGAGAGCTGTTCTCCGGCTGCACAGAGAATCTATAATGATGATGGATTAGACTGCGTCGGCGAGGGGGGGTGATTGTTGGGCAGATGCTGCGGATGTGATGTACATTAATAATCACGTCTGACAGATAGAAATCAATCCCGTCTCTGAGTCTCAGAGCGTCGGGGGAGGAGCTCCTGCTGAGACTCTTCTTCTCTTTGTTACAGAAATAATAAGAATCATATTCAGCTCAGAGAGACCAGACACAACCCAGAACCACAGATcatatataaaaaagatataaaactgctcttatttttattaaaacactgacattAAAAGAAATGAACTTCTCTTTAATactatttatacagctctgtaaaaaatgaagagagcacttcagtttctgaatcagtttctctgattttgctatttataggtttatgtttgagtaaaatgaacattgttgttttattctataaactacagacaacatttctcccaaattacaaataaaaatattctcatttagagcatttatttacagaaaatgagaaatgactaaaataataaaaaagacgcACCACCAGGACAGCTGCTCAGGTTCATCTCGTGCTGGAAGAATGTGGAGCTTGTAAAGAACGAAGCTGTAGAGCTttaaaaacagacttaaattcCTTTTCAGACAAACAAGACAGAGACAGGTCACAGAGTCGAGGGGAAATATGGAGGCTGTGATGGATGAATATGATGAATAATACAGACATCCAAAGCTGATTAACATTAATACACATTAAATCACCTCAACATGCATTTTGCAATTATTTAATTCCCCGTGAGCAatactaaaatcactattacactaACTGTACAGCAGCAAGACTTTCACTGttctttacttttaccagacatggatttactttagagtagtgtgaggtgaaatgagttttgatgggagccatgatgctcctgaacgcatcccgtcCATGCACCCatttcatgaatatgcacactctctttcacacacgtAAAAAAAAGATtgcgtttgtgttcactcttgggccgtTTATTCTAGATcccgggagattttatctgagttcagggagccgttattgatatgcatTAAACTCAAGTCAGTATATATATACCACCTGTACCCCTAAAACCCTTAAATGAGCCATTCTTTAATACTCTTTAGTTAAGATACATGAAAAATAAGTCAGCAGCTGGATTagtacagtaggttatgctgattctccatcagcagccggagtctgaaaaagagagagagagagagtacagtatcaTGATGTCAGGCGTCTGTTTGCTGATCCgacactttcctctgagcgcactgtaatgctgcactgtttggcagcagttggaaaaggggcggagtctgacttcacatgtattggaggaggtgtgtgctggtcatCACCTTCCTGATGTCGAGAGCATTGTATTAATAGAAGTCaaatcaaatttaaatgtatttattaagaaCTCTTTAGAAGGAATAGTGGTGAATGTATCTGACACTCACAAACAATTAAATCCTGTGCAAATGGCACTTTCCCCTGCATACTCCCTTCACTACTCGACTCTACATGGTGAATTTGGTACCTAGTGTCTAATACTTAAGATTACTTGTGACTCTAGTGTGACCTGATGGCTTGTTGACACCTCTGGTTGTGAAACGGCTTCTGTTTGTTTCTGTCAGTGTGAACAGGAATGAGTCCAAAGTGCATCactcagattctcctgatctgaacTGAAAGAAAGCAGCGAGTCGTTTCAGATCTATTTCTGCTGTAATTGATGCTGAAATTAAATAGTTCTGCTCGTTCTCTCGCGTCTACTTTTAGTCGCAGCTCTGTGTTTATAAGTGCGGGAGGTAAACAACAGTTTCCTCAACTCCCTCCATTCTTTATTAGTGGTTTGGCTGGAGTTTTTAGAGGCTTATCCTAGCGCCGCTTCCTGTGTGGCGTCACAACATGCTGATCTGAATACACACCCACTCACAGATTGGCAGCAGATACTGTCCTCAAATAACCTCCAGTCTTTATTTTCCCCTCTTATCCTCCAGATTCAGTGACTTAAGGTTTTCCAACTGTGTGTCACTTTCACACTGATTCACTTTCTGAGTCAAACAGGAGCATTACACCAGTCCAGAGACCGTCCAATAACAGATTACAGGGATGTGTTTTATTCTCTGCTGGACTGGAAGGGTTTTAAACACTTTATAGCTTTTGAGGGTGGGGAATTCCTCCTCCCGTTTGACTCTGTTATTAACACACTGGATAGGGATTGGTAAAGGAATGCAGTGACTAACATTTCAAACACAGAAATGCCTCTTTTTCTGACTCTGGTTCTTCACTCGTACTCCTCGTACTCTGGTTTACCGTccggttgttttttgttttgttttgttgcaggaCGAAGAGAGGGCAGCCTCGTGAATGGACTCAGAGCAGGCCAGATGGAAACGGAAAAGGCCAGGCATGAGACGGAAGAAAGTCTGATATGCAAACAGCTCAAGACCCCTCACCAAGTGGACTCTATGCAAACCAAGCTTCAGAATGGAAGCCAGTCACCTGAAGTGTCCCCTCAGCAACTCAACGGGGACGCCAGTTGGAGTCATTTCAAGCCCAGTGCGGAGGTCAACCCAATGAAGCGACGCCTGGACAACTGTTCAAGCCCTGGCATCATGCAGAGTCTGGAGAGTTTGGACAAGCCTCAACTGGATAAGAGGAACTGTAATTATCCCAACGGGGACATCTACTCACTGTCAAGGAACAAGCAGGTGCCAACACCCAACAATGGTGCTACAGTGACTCCTCCATCCGTGGAGAGTCCGGCCGGTGACCTCTTGGAGAAATCTTTATCTCAGTATTGTCCAGAGCATGTGTCCATCACACCACAAGCTCACTTATCTCCAGTGGACAGGGTCACCAGCAACCTGCAGGACCTTCAGGACCTGCAGGCCATCCCCTCACCTTCACTTACCTCAGGTATTCCCAGTTCAGCCTCTGAGACACTTTCTAGGGCACCCCAGGAGGTGCACAGCAACTCACCAGTCATGGTGAATGGGTACACGGGGGGCTTCGGAGCTGAGCAACAGCATCAACAtcaacagcagcaacaacagcaacaacaatcgCCTTACCCTCTAACTGAAGTACCAGCCCCGGAAGCACACTCCTCGCAGAGTGAGATGGGCAAGGGGTCTGGTATGACATCTCAAATGGGCATCACTGACTGTTCACAGGCACAGAATGGCACAGAGTGCTTTCCCAGTAACCCAGAGGGTTTAAACATGTTCGCCAAGTCCAGCCAGGACTTTAGCCAGGGGCATTACCCACTGCCCCCCCTCCCGGCAGGGACTCCAACACAGGCTGAAGGCTCTGGCACAATGAGTTTGTTTAACAGCCAAGCAGGCAATCAGGTCCCCGGCGCTCTCGCAGGCCGGCAGCACTTACAGTACGGAATGCAGCAGAACAACTCAGACATTTCCTGCCCAGCTGATGGAAGCCCCCAGGGTCTCAGCGCTTCTGCTCCGCCAGCTGTTCCCACTCCACCTTCACAGCAGCAAAACGTGGAGCGTCAGACTGCAGGCAGCAGACTCGACCCGCAGCCCGGCCCGGTGACCCCGACCGAGCGATTGGCAGAAAACAGGACACGAGTGGCTCCAAGCCAAGAGATGGGTTGGATTGATCTGAACTCTGCTCTGGGTCCTCAGCGCTCTGCCAGCCAACAGCCCACATGGAAGGATTTCTCTGCTGAAGATTGTAAAGCTCCACAGATTCAGGGCGGTCTGCTCGACCCTGACCCCTCTCGCGGGTATCACCCGCAGACTTACAGCCAGCCCGGCTTTCCTCGACAGCAAGACTGTCAGATGCAAAACGGCTACAATCTCACCACGCCCCCTTCACAACCTCAGCACAACACTGCCCCTGAGTGGCAGCCTGGAAACTCTAGTACTCCTTCTGGTATGCAAACCCAGTCTAACATGCATCTCAACAAATTTCAGCGCATGCCTCAACAGTACAACGTCACTCCGCAGCAAACAAACCAGCAGTTCTGCCCCCAGATGCAAGAGCAGATGTGCAAAAACGATCCAGACTTGGATCAAATATTATCCCCAGACTTCATGCTTCAGCAGCAACAAACACCACAGGGCCACCAGCAGTACGAACCCcgtcatcagcagcagcagcaagccgGCACAATGCAACCCCAGGGTGCTCAGTCGCAGGACCCCTCTCAGGGCCAGGTTAACCCCCAAATGCAAAACAGGCAAAAAATGGAAATGGAGGGCTTCATGAACTCGGAAATGATGTCCTCTCCGACATACAGGTCACCTAAACCCTCTGGTCCAGGACAGACTGGGCCCAGTCCCTCCCAGTCCATGAGAAGTAActtcccatttccacacccttcCCGACCCAATTCTCAACCTATGCCTAGCGACATGTCGCCGGCATACGGTTTCAGCGATGCTGCAGAGATGCAAAAGCAGCAACAGAGGCCGTACCCCCCAGGTCCCAACATTCAGAAGCAATACTCCCAGCAGCCTGCCAATCACATGATGCCGGGTCATGCGGACTTTCAAATCCAGCAACGTTCAAACCCTCAACCTCAGACGCCAGACGGTCCTCACGGCGCACAGATGCCAGCCCAGATGTTTCCTAAAACCGAACTACAGGACTCCTGTGCTCAGTTCCAGAGACAGCCTCTTCAAAGCCCTGGTCCACAAATTGACTTTCACAAGCATGCCGCCCTGCGACAGCGTCTCCTTCACAAGCAGGAAAGACCACACTGTCCTCAGAGCCCCTTAGAGATCAGACCCAACTTGTTCAATATTAAACGAGAGCCCGGTCTCGAGGATCCGATGCCGAACATCCGAATGCCGGCTCCTCGTATGCAGCACCCGGACATGCTGACCAACGTGAAGCAGGAGCGTCCGTCTCCGTCCTGCGAGGACAGTCAGCAGAAGAGCATCCTGGCGGCTATGGAGCAGCGACTACAGCAATACCAGCTTTCCCCCGTCTTCGAGAAGAAGCCGCTACCCATCAAATCCCCAAACAAGGTGAAGGTGGAGATGTCGGGCGGGGTTACGGTCATCTCCACCAACCTCGAGTGCACCAATGAGGAGCAGCGTAAGCTGTCAAATTCCACTCCCAGAAAGGTGGAGCCTGGGCTCCAGAGTTTTCTTGAGTCACCAATGAAACTGCTGGATACGCCCATCAAGAACCTGCTGGACACGCCCATAAAGGCTCAGTACGACATCGCTCCCTGTCACTGCGTCGGTAAGAGACCGATTCCTACATTCTTTATTTATAGAAAAAATGTTGCAGGAAAGTTCGCCTGAAATGTTACAGAAATGATCttcaggaacgttctgaaaacatcCAGAAGAAAATAATGTGTGGGAATGTTGATAGTTCTGGTTTTATAATACTGGCTAAAATTGACGtatgaagtaaagaaataaaaaaagttctGTGTCTTCAGACTTCTACAGAAAGCAGAGTAACTAAGTTCTCATAACTCTGTTATGTGAAAAATGTATGTAGAGATAATATTCAAAAGTGTAAATAGAAGtaagtgagaatacaaatctgattagtaaattaaaagaaaaagaaaacagttgATCGTTCAAATATGGGATTTTCTTCACCTAAATTTCAACAGAAATTTTAATTTTTACAGATTATGTAAAccttatttttatactgaaaaaataaaataaaataggaaaGAGATCTGTACTTTAATGGAACAAGCTGGTTAAGGATTGTAGTTCCTGTGATTTCCTGTTTATGTTTAaaaatttttatataaatttgtaCAGGataacaaataatgtaaagattaGAAGCGCATATTAATGAACAAATATCCTATTTTCAGTGAACTACTGTACACATAGAGAAGATTCTTAAAAGGCACGTAACCAAACAACAActtatataaaacatacaaatctAGAAGAAGTGTTTAATTCACccgtatatatataaaaata encodes the following:
- the tet2 gene encoding methylcytosine dioxygenase TET2 isoform X2, with product METEKARHETEESLICKQLKTPHQVDSMQTKLQNGSQSPEVSPQQLNGDASWSHFKPSAEVNPMKRRLDNCSSPGIMQSLESLDKPQLDKRNCNYPNGDIYSLSRNKQVPTPNNGATVTPPSVESPAGDLLEKSLSQYCPEHVSITPQAHLSPVDRVTSNLQDLQDLQAIPSPSLTSGIPSSASETLSRAPQEVHSNSPVMVNGYTGGFGAEQQHQHQQQQQQQQQSPYPLTEVPAPEAHSSQSEMGKGSGMTSQMGITDCSQAQNGTECFPSNPEGLNMFAKSSQDFSQGHYPLPPLPAGTPTQAEGSGTMSLFNSQAGNQVPGALAGRQHLQYGMQQNNSDISCPADGSPQGLSASAPPAVPTPPSQQQNVERQTAGSRLDPQPGPVTPTERLAENRTRVAPSQEMGWIDLNSALGPQRSASQQPTWKDFSAEDCKAPQIQGGLLDPDPSRGYHPQTYSQPGFPRQQDCQMQNGYNLTTPPSQPQHNTAPEWQPGNSSTPSGMQTQSNMHLNKFQRMPQQYNVTPQQTNQQFCPQMQEQMCKNDPDLDQILSPDFMLQQQQTPQGHQQYEPRHQQQQQAGTMQPQGAQSQDPSQGQVNPQMQNRQKMEMEGFMNSEMMSSPTYRSPKPSGPGQTGPSPSQSMRSNFPFPHPSRPNSQPMPSDMSPAYGFSDAAEMQKQQQRPYPPGPNIQKQYSQQPANHMMPGHADFQIQQRSNPQPQTPDGPHGAQMPAQMFPKTELQDSCAQFQRQPLQSPGPQIDFHKHAALRQRLLHKQERPHCPQSPLEIRPNLFNIKREPGLEDPMPNIRMPAPRMQHPDMLTNVKQERPSPSCEDSQQKSILAAMEQRLQQYQLSPVFEKKPLPIKSPNKVKVEMSGGVTVISTNLECTNEEQRKLSNSTPRKVEPGLQSFLESPMKLLDTPIKNLLDTPIKAQYDIAPCHCVEQISEKDEGPYYTHLGSSPNIQGIRELMEKRTGFSGGAIRIEKVIYTGKEGKSSQGCPIAKWVIRRGSVDEKLLVLVRERPGHSCESACIVVAILIWEGIPVNLADRLYLDLSDTLTRHGALTNRRCALNEERTCACQGLDPEACGASFSFGCSWSMYYNGCKFARSKIPRKFKLLGDDPKEEERLERNLQGLATIMGPIYKKLAPDAYSNQVEHEHRAPDCRLGLKEGRPFSGVTACLDFCAHAHRDLHNMPGGSTVVCTLTREDNREIGKIPEDEQLHVLPLYKASSTDEFGSAEAQLEKTRTGAIQMLSVFRRPVRTLAEPAKSCRQKKLDAKKAAANKASNLHNSKMENAQKLQKQSSYDPAGRNAPAAGMDQGPKGAPLQPGQHPLSAQNQPQQLQHQHHPPPANYPRYPNAPGSFPSTSKPANIFPQAPGSAGPYHAPLPVHNSYMNGSNPPSPYPGSLTPNNLYPGYQCNGSMPMDNYHPYYSNPKHLDMYRQQRPPLYPEQQYGPHQRYGIDYPPRYAEPGLAVNGYGGCNIRPSMHPMSHYPGYGLNSPSGGPDAQYLDAIARAPSAHPGLDYAAANKCNQFGRYPNPYLPQNPQMFPSNLDPLNMQNKPDLGFHGANGIPQVLPPPMSSDPLNPGQAPGLVLPNQNLPPHPAIKQEPGTQPPGPKEEEDVWSDSEHNFLDPEIGGVAVAPSHGSILIECAKRELHATTPLKKPDRNHPTRISLVFYQHKNMNEAKHGLALWEAKMAEKAREKEEDAEKHGAEGTPSKSGGKKAKREPPDHSEPSEPPYKRFIQMLAEQSLSSTTNTYVSSAPYAFTKVTGPYNCFL
- the tet2 gene encoding methylcytosine dioxygenase TET2 isoform X1; the encoded protein is METEKARHETEESLICKQLKTPHQVDSMQTKLQNGSQSPEVSPQQLNGDASWSHFKPSAEVNPMKRRLDNCSSPGIMQSLESLDKPQLDKRNCNYPNGDIYSLSRNKQVPTPNNGATVTPPSVESPAGDLLEKSLSQYCPEHVSITPQAHLSPVDRVTSNLQDLQDLQAIPSPSLTSGIPSSASETLSRAPQEVHSNSPVMVNGYTGGFGAEQQHQHQQQQQQQQQSPYPLTEVPAPEAHSSQSEMGKGSGMTSQMGITDCSQAQNGTECFPSNPEGLNMFAKSSQDFSQGHYPLPPLPAGTPTQAEGSGTMSLFNSQAGNQVPGALAGRQHLQYGMQQNNSDISCPADGSPQGLSASAPPAVPTPPSQQQNVERQTAGSRLDPQPGPVTPTERLAENRTRVAPSQEMGWIDLNSALGPQRSASQQPTWKDFSAEDCKAPQIQGGLLDPDPSRGYHPQTYSQPGFPRQQDCQMQNGYNLTTPPSQPQHNTAPEWQPGNSSTPSGMQTQSNMHLNKFQRMPQQYNVTPQQTNQQFCPQMQEQMCKNDPDLDQILSPDFMLQQQQTPQGHQQYEPRHQQQQQAGTMQPQGAQSQDPSQGQVNPQMQNRQKMEMEGFMNSEMMSSPTYRSPKPSGPGQTGPSPSQSMRSNFPFPHPSRPNSQPMPSDMSPAYGFSDAAEMQKQQQRPYPPGPNIQKQYSQQPANHMMPGHADFQIQQRSNPQPQTPDGPHGAQMPAQMFPKTELQDSCAQFQRQPLQSPGPQIDFHKHAALRQRLLHKQERPHCPQSPLEIRPNLFNIKREPGLEDPMPNIRMPAPRMQHPDMLTNVKQERPSPSCEDSQQKSILAAMEQRLQQYQLSPVFEKKPLPIKSPNKVKVEMSGGVTVISTNLECTNEEQRKLSNSTPRKVEPGLQSFLESPMKLLDTPIKNLLDTPIKAQYDIAPCHCVEQISEKDEGPYYTHLGSSPNIQGIRELMEKRTGFSGGAIRIEKVIYTGKEGKSSQGCPIAKWVIRRGSVDEKLLVLVRERPGHSCESACIVVAILIWEGIPVNLADRLYLDLSDTLTRHGALTNRRCALNEERTCACQGLDPEACGASFSFGCSWSMYYNGCKFARSKIPRKFKLLGDDPKEVPQISLTEQRRKIIITIIITPSINRKLRLHLILQEERLERNLQGLATIMGPIYKKLAPDAYSNQVEHEHRAPDCRLGLKEGRPFSGVTACLDFCAHAHRDLHNMPGGSTVVCTLTREDNREIGKIPEDEQLHVLPLYKASSTDEFGSAEAQLEKTRTGAIQMLSVFRRPVRTLAEPAKSCRQKKLDAKKAAANKASNLHNSKMENAQKLQKQSSYDPAGRNAPAAGMDQGPKGAPLQPGQHPLSAQNQPQQLQHQHHPPPANYPRYPNAPGSFPSTSKPANIFPQAPGSAGPYHAPLPVHNSYMNGSNPPSPYPGSLTPNNLYPGYQCNGSMPMDNYHPYYSNPKHLDMYRQQRPPLYPEQQYGPHQRYGIDYPPRYAEPGLAVNGYGGCNIRPSMHPMSHYPGYGLNSPSGGPDAQYLDAIARAPSAHPGLDYAAANKCNQFGRYPNPYLPQNPQMFPSNLDPLNMQNKPDLGFHGANGIPQVLPPPMSSDPLNPGQAPGLVLPNQNLPPHPAIKQEPGTQPPGPKEEEDVWSDSEHNFLDPEIGGVAVAPSHGSILIECAKRELHATTPLKKPDRNHPTRISLVFYQHKNMNEAKHGLALWEAKMAEKAREKEEDAEKHGAEGTPSKSGGKKAKREPPDHSEPSEPPYKRFIQMLAEQSLSSTTNTYVSSAPYAFTKVTGPYNCFL